The genomic DNA GTCGCGCATGAGGAAGCTCAGACGCTGAGCCCTCGGGAAGACGAAGAGCATGCCGGTGCCGGGGGGGATCTCGGTGCGACCTCCCATGCCCTTGATTCGCGCCTCGTTGGTAGCGGCGACCTCGAGCTTGAACGGCTTGTCCTTCAGTTTGACCGTCATTGTGGGGGCAAGCACGACTCGTTCGTTGCCCTTTGATCCGTCGCCCAGCCCGCCGCCTATAGAGATGGCGATCGCTCCGGCGACGGCGAGGAAAGCCAAGACACCGATCAGCTTGCCCATCATCGAACGCCCCTGCGAAGCCATGCGTCGTCCTCCGGCGTGAAAGTGATCGCTTCCTTGGGGATCTTATCGAGGGAGAATGCCTGGAGGAACGTGATTGCGGTGATGGGCTCGGGCCTGTTGATCATGGCGCACCAGTAGGCGATCAGGCCGATCACGCGTTCGGGCATCACGCCGAGCGATCGATAGGTGTCGAGGCGCGTGTCGCCGTGGCGTTTGGCCAGACGACGCCCGTCGGGACCCTTGACGAGCGGCAGGTGTGTGTAGGTCGGCTCGTTGGGGAGGCCGAGGGCACGGTAGAGCAGCAGTTGTCTTGCGGCAGAGTCCAGGAGATCATCGCCACGGACGACCTCGGTGATGCCCTGCCTTGAATCGTCGACGACGACGGCGAGCTGGTAGGCCGGAACCCGCTGCTTTGTCCAGACGATGAAGTCGCCAGCGATCTGCGAGATGTCGAATGAAGCGTGCCCGGCGAAGCGATCCTGGAGGTCGACCACGCCCGGCTCGACGACGAATCGCCATGTCGCGGCGTCGTTGTCGAACCCGCGGTTCATCGCGGCTCGGTCGATGGGGGGCCTGAGACTCGCGGGGAATCGGACCTCTCGCGAGCCATCTTGCGGTGCGGATGCGGCGTCGGTCTGCGCGGCGGTGTGTCGATCAACTTCTGAGCGGGAGAGCGCCGTGGGGTAGGCGAGCCCGGACTCTGCCAGGCGCTGCATCGCGTTTCTATAGACGTCGGGCGTACTCGACTGCCAGGTTGGGCCTTCGTCCCAGTCGATGCCGAGCCATGCGAGTGTGTCGATGGCATGTGTGTCGGCACCCGGCTTAATGCGGGGACCGTCGAGATCTTCGATGCGGAGCAGGACGCTCCATCCGGCCTGACGTGCCATCGCCCAGTTGATGAGGAATGTGCGGGCGTTTCCGAGGTGCAGCGCGCCGGTGGGGGACGGCGCGAGTCTGGTCTTCGAATGTGGGGGTGCTTCATCCACAGGTCGTCAAGGAGTCGTCTCTCCCGTGCGGCACGCCCGGGTGCGTTGCGCGCCGGCATCGGGTAGCATACCTCATACGCCCGCTGTCCGGGCCGACCACATCGCAGCCGGAGTTGCCATGCAAAAGCTCAACGAGGATCAGATCCAGGCAGAGCTGGCGAAGCTCCCCGAATGGTCTGAGACCGGCGAGGCGATCCATCGGACATACGGCTTTCAGGACTTTGTTCAGTCGATGGGGTTTGTGACGCGGGTTGCTGAGGAGGCGGAGCGGTCGCAGCACCACCCGGACATTCTGATTCGCTACAACAAGGTCACGCTGACGCTTTCGACGCACGATGCGGGCGGGATCACGATGAAGGACTTTGACCTCGCGTCCAAAGCGGATGGGTTTGCGAAGGCGCAGAGGTAGAGCAAGAACACCTGCTCGGCTCTTTGGGGCGTTGGATTTGTGTGTCGGGCACGGCTTGAGCGGGTGCGATCCACACACGATCAGCGAAGTTCGACGCTCCAGTACGCGTGGTCGAGGAATGCCTTCCACGACTGGTACTTCTCGCTGCCGAGGCGCAGGGTCACGAGCGGGTTGCGCTTGGGGCGGATGGGACGGCGGACGAGTTTCATGCTCGCCTGATCGGGCGTTCTGCCGCCCTTTCGAGCGTTGCATCTGATGCAGGCGCAGACGAGGTTTTCCCACGTGTCTTGTCCGCCCTGTGTGCGGGGCACGACGTGGTCTATCGACAGCTCGCTTGTGGAGAAGTGGCGGCCGCAGTACTGGCAGGTGTTGCGGTCGCGAGCGAAGAGATTGCGTCGGTTCAGCTTCACGACCTGGGCGGGGAGGCGGTCGTAGCCGAGGAGGCGCACGATGCGCGGCACGGCGATCTCTGTCCGGGTGGTGCGAACCCAGTCGTGGCGTTCGCGTTCGAATTGGCGCTGGAGCTCGGCGATCTCGCACCACGACTCAAAGTCGTAATTCAGGTACTTGCCGTCTTCGACGTGGACGACCTCGGCGATGTTGCGGACGAGGAGGCAGAACGCTCTGCGCGCGGAGACGACGCGGACGGCGGCGAACGCCCGGTTGAGCACGAGCACTTTTGCGTTCATGCCGTCAGCGCCGAGCATGCCGGGAACGATGGCGAGCCCGCCCGACGAAGAGACAGCGACATCCGTGTCGTCGAGGATGTGCCCCGGAAGGCCGATTCCATGCTCGGCTGTGTCGCCTTGCATATCTCCCTCTCAAGTCGTGGCTCCGCCACGCACCCGTAACCTTACAGATCGGCTCGCTGCCTATCAAGTCCGAAGGGAATGCCAAATCTCTTGCTCACAAAGACTTCGCACCCGGCATGTCGGTTGAGGCCCCCTTCGATCGGTACGGTGCGGCTTTGGGGCTGGGCGTCCGAGAAATGCTGTGGAGGGGCATTGGATGCCGGGATTCAGTGCCTGAAGTGTCTGTTTCCGGTGATGAGGCAGGTGACCCCCCGTTTTTCGCAGAGGTCGAAGGTCTCTTGATCGCGCTTCGAGCCCCCGGGATGGACGATGACGCGCACGCCAGCATCTATCAGAACGGTGGGGCCATCCGGGAAGGGGAAAAAGGCGTCAGAGAGGGCGATGGCACCCGAGGCGAGCGGGCCTGCCTTCTGGGTGGCGATGCGGCAGGAAGCGAGGCGGTCCATCTGTCCCGCGCCCGCGCCGAAGAGACGAAGGCAACCGCCATCGGCAGTCGTTGAGTCGATGCCGCCGATTGCGATGGCGTTGCTTGAGAGCGAGCGGCAGACGATTTCGAGCATCGCGGCGGCGGCGAGTGTCTGCTCGGTTGGGGTCGGTCCTGAGGTGTGTGTCCAGCCGGATGTGTCGCCGACGCGTGTGTCCTGGTCCTGTGCGAGCATCCCGCCGGAGATCGAGCGCAGTTCCACCCTGCCGGTGCGGCCGGATCGGAACGGACCTGTTTCGAGGATCCTCACGTTCGACCAGCGTTGTGCGATCATCGCGGCAGCGTTGGGCGTGTAGGCCGGCGCGATGACGACCTCGAAAAAGGTGCCTTCTCGGACGATTCTCTCTGCTGCTGTTTCGTCGATCTCGCCGTTGCACGCGAGTATGCCGCCGAACGCGGCGAGGGGATCACCCGCGATTGCCCCGTCGATGGCGGCGAGGGGCGAGCGGCCGATCGCGGCTCCGCATGGGTTCGTGTGCTTGACGACGCACGCGCCGATGTGAGCGGTTTCGCGGGGGAGGCCGCGCATCATGGCGACGAGATCGAGAGCAGCGGCGGCATCGAGGATGTTGTTGTAACCCAGTTGCTTGCCGTGGATCTGGCGTGCGTTTCCGATGCTTGTTTCCTGCGAGGTCGGATCGACATAGAGGGCGGCGCGTTGGTGCGGGTTCTCGCCGTAGCGAAGCTCTTCCTGCTTCACGAGGCGCGGCGAGAGCACGGGGGGAAAGGGGGAACCGTCGCGCTTGCCGAGATGTGTGGCGATCGCGGCGTCGTACTTGCTGGTCCGGCTGAAGGCGGCTGCCGCGAGTTCGGCCCGGAGGCGGTAGGTCGTGCAGCCGTCATGTGCGGCGAGTTCTGAGACCACGCGGTCGTACTGATCCGGGCTCGTGACGACGGTCACGGAGGCGAAGTTCTTCGCTCCTGAGCGGATCATGGAAGGGCCGCCGATGTCGATCTGTTCGATGGCTTCGGCATCGGTGACGCCTTCGCGAGCGATCGTCTGTTCGAAGGGATAGAGGTTCACGCAGACGAGATCGATCTCTCGGATGCCGTGGGCCTTGAGTGTGGAGACATGGTCGGGGTTTGACCTGAGCGCGAGCAGGCCGCCGTGGATCGCCGGGTGCAGCGTCTTAACCCTGCCGTCGAGCATCTCGGGGAAGCCGGTGAAGGCGTCGATCGGCGTGACCGGAAGCCCGGCGTCGGCAAGGGCCTTCGCGGTTCCACCTGTCGAGATGAGTTCGACCCCTCGCTCGGTGAGGGCGCGTGCGAATGGCACAAGGTCCGTTTTGTCACTGACGCTCAGGAGCGCACGGGCGATCCGCACATGGTCCGACATCTCGCCTCGCCTCCAGGGGCACCCCCTTCGCTTAACGAGGGAGATACTTTCCGATTTTGCCCTTTGCGTCGGTGACATAGATCACCGGGTCTGTGGATCCATCTGTGGAAAGGATCGAGACGCCCGGCAACTCGACCTTTGAGAGGATGTCACCGGTCGATGGCTCGATGAGCGATGCGGAGCGTCCATCCCACACGATGACGTTGACCCCTCTGGAGCAGACGACCGTTCCACGAAGGTCTTTGTTTTCCCACCTGACGTTGCCAGTCGAGGGCTCGATCGAGCAGAGGCCGCGTTCGGGAAGTTCACAGTAGAGCATGCCGCCGATGACGGAGGGCTGGACGGTGAGGGGGCGTGAGGTGCGGATGCGCCAGGCGATTCTGGCACCGTCGGGGTCGATGCCGTAGAGCGACTGGTCGCTGCCTGCGACAAACATCAGGTTTCCGTCGGATACCGGGTCGGTGGTGACGCCGCCGAAGAGGCGAACTCGCCCGAGGAGCGAGCCGCTCGATGCGTCGAGGATGACGGTGTCGCCCGTCTGCGCGACCACACCGACGGCCGAGCCGATACGGACCGGGGCGCGTTCGATTGCGCCGGACGTGCGGAAACCCCAGAGCTTGACGCCGAGGCCACGGACGTGGGCCATGACCTCGCCGACGGATGTGCCGTAGATCAGCAGGTCGCCGTCCTGGACTGGCCTGGTTGTGATCACTCGCTCGAAGCTTTCTCTGCCGACGAGCGTGCCGGTGTCGATGGCGAGGGTGAAGAGCTCGGTCTCTGCGGAGGCGTGGATGAAGCGTCCTTCGCGTGTAGGGGTTGTAAAGAGTGTCAGAGGTCCGGCGAGCTGGCTGGCCCAGCGGACGCCTCCGTTGCTCGCTTCGAGGATCGAGAGCGTGCTGCCGGATTCCTGGAAAGCCAGCACATCTCCCATGGGCTCCATGAACCTGGGTTTCTGGCCTTTGTCAACGAAGGCGAAGCCCCTCCAGTCGAGTTTGTAACCGAGTTGCCCGAAGGCGTCGGCTTGGGGGTCCTGAGGGACTGCGGACTTGGTTCGCGAGGAAGTGGTCTCGCAACCCGTTGCAAGGCAGCAGGTTGCGATGGTCGCGCAGGTGAGAAGAATGAGCGAGCGGCTCAGGGAGGACCGATTCTGCTGGTCGCGCATGGAACCCAACCTTACTTCTTCCCACGTCGATGCCCCAAGCCGCCGAACGCGGGCGGAATCCGGGGGCGTGGCAGTATGGACAGGGGTTCCCTGCCAGTCAAGCCCGGTGCTTGCCTTGATACCCCCTCTGATGCCCCTCTCAACCCTGCGAACTACCCTTGCAGCATGTTTACAGGCATCATCGAGTGCACCGGTTCCCTCCACGCACTCAACCCGACCCAGACCGGATCCGAGCTCCTGATCGATGCCGGGGGATGGGGCGTTGGGTTCGCACCGGGCGAGTCGATCTCTGTTTCCGGCTGCTGTTTGACGCTCGCCCCACGACCAGGGACGGCGTCGGGCCTGCTGCGCTTCGATGTGGTGCCCGAGACGCTCTCCAAGACGACGCTGGGCTTCATCGGCCCTGGAACGCGGGTGAACTTGGAGCGGGCGGCGACGGCGGCGACGCTGATGGGCGGGCACGTTGTGCAGGGGCACGTGGAAGGAGTAGGCATCGTACGAGGCGTGAAAGAGGTCGGGGAATGGCGAGTCACCATCGAGGCGCCTTCGGAACTGCTCCCCTGTATCACGCCAAAGGGCTCGGTCGCTGTCGAGGGGGTCTCCCTGACTATCGCTTCGGTGGATGTGGCGGCTTCATCGTTCGATGTCGCGTTGATCCCGACGACGCTCGACCTGACCACTTTGCGAGATCTGCGCGTCGGCAGCCGAGTCAATATCGAGACAGACATCCTCGCAAGGACGGTCGTTCACTTCATGCGGCATTTCACGGACCGGTGATCGGCATGCAATGGCCCGGTGCCCCCTCGGGGGAGGGGGCGCGGTAGACTCTGTGCGGGATATGCTGCGGATCATTTCCTGATCTGCTCCAGAACGGGCGTTCAAACGGCGGCAACTCGCCCTAGCATCCTCCGTGCGGCCGTAGCTCAGTTGGATAGAGCGGCGGTTTCCTAAACCGCAGGTCGTGGGTTCGAATCCCGCCGGCCGTGTTGACCGATTTTCAGTCGGCTTCACCCCAGCCGCCTTTGCTCGAGATGTCCCGATTACGCCCCACGTCATTCCTTCACGACAGGGGTTCGGAGAGACCCTCGCATGTCGATTTTCAAGCCCACCGCGCGAGCAGGCCGCTTGCTCCTCGCGGTCGTCGTTGCTTTCACCCCGTTCGGGTATTCAGCTGTGGCGCACGGACAAACAGCGGCCCAGCTCTGGAACAACAACTGCGTCTCGTGTCATGGGCAGAATGCACAGGGCGGCAACGCATCGAGCATGCTGGATGACGAGTGGCTGACCGGTCCGACCGATCGCCATCTGTTTGATGCGACGAAGAACGGGATTGTGGAGTCGGGGATGCCCGCGTATGGGGGGGCACTCACGGACGAGCAGATCTGGTCGCTGGTCGTACATATACGCGAGTTGCGGGCCGCGAACGAGCGGGCTCGAACCGGCTCGCCGAAGCCGGATCGCGACGGTGTGTATGCGACAGCGCACGAGCGGTTCAGGGTCGAGCGCGTGATTACGCGAGGCCTCGACATCCCGTGGTCGGTTGATTTTGTGCCCGCCGCCGGTCCTGAGGGCTCGCCCTCGGGCGTGATGCTTGTGACGAGCCGCTCCGGGGCTCTGCAGGTCTGGGCACGAGAATCCCTGAGTTCGCCGGTGGCTGGTGTGCCAGCGGTACGGAATCGAGGTCAAGGCGGCTTGATGGATGTGGCCGTGCATCCCGAGTACCGCTCGAACGGCTGGGTTTATCTCACGTTCTCTGATGCTCAGGGGAGCGGGCCTCGTGGACCGGGGTTCACGAAGGTCGTGCGAGGGAGGATCAAGGGCAAGGGATCTGAGTGGCGTTGGACGGATGAGGAGACGATTTTCGAGGCGAAGTCTGAGCACTACAGCAACGGGGATATCCACTTCGGGAGCCGCATCGTCTTTGAGCATGCTTCGATCAACGGGGCGGAGCCGGAATGGCTCGTGTACTTCTGCATGGGTGAGCGGGGTGTGATGGATCTTGCGCAGCGTCTGGATCGGCCGAACGGGAAGATCTTCCGCTTCCATGACGACGGGCGCATCCCCGCGGACAACCCGTTTGTCGGGCAGAGCGGCGTGTACGAGGCGATCTGGTCGTATGGGCATCGCAACCCGCAGGGACTGGCATTCGGCCTGGATGGTCGGCTGTGGGACACGGAGCACGGGCCGCGCGGGGGCGATGAGTTGAATCTCGTGCAACGTGGGAAGAACTACGGGTGGCCTTTGGTCTCCTTCGGAATCAATTACAGCGATGCGCCATTCCGCACGCCGTGGCCCACCGAGGGTCAGGACTTCGTGATGCCGGTGTATGTCTGGCTCCCCTCCATCGCTGCGTGCGGGCTTGACACTGTGCGTGCGGGTCCTGATGGCGAGGCGTTTCCGGCGTGGAGGGGCGACCTGGTCGCGGGTGGCCTGGCTGGGCAGACCGTTGAGCGGCTGCGCATCGAGGGCGAATCCGTTGTTGAGCGAGAGGAACTGATTCACGGGATGGGTCGGGTGAGGGATGTTGTCACGGGTCCTGATGGTTCGATCTATGTGGTGCTGAACCAGCCGGACCATGTGATCCGGCTTGTGCCTGCGAAGTGAGTGCCCGCGCGGCGAGGTTTAAGTGACACGGCCGTGACGGCGGATCGCACTGTTTCTCTTCGGTTCTGGTACAACTCCGGGACACACAGCTACCGGAGGTGCATGATGAATCGAGGGTTTGGTCGGCGATTTCCTGCAACGTTGGCCGTTGTGATTGGTCTTGCGGCGTCGAGCGCGGTGTTCTTGGGCTTTACGAGACAGCCGGGGCATGCGCGCGTGGCTCCGAGGGTCGAGCATGGTGTGCTGACCTTCGTAGGGACGGATGCGACGTTCTTGACTTCCGATGCACGAGCGCGACGCTGGCAGGAGATCGTCAAGGCGGCGGGTCAGCCCGTGGTCGAGGAGTACAACCGCATGTCGATTGTGGACACGATGGTCAACGGCGGGTGGGAGATCGTGGAGTACGAGTTCCTGCTCGACGCGGCGAATGGCGATGTTGAGAGGTATCTGCTCCGACGCACACGCTGACCATCGAGTGGGGACAGCGTCCGCGAATGGTCAGGGGAGTGCGTTTTCAATCTCGGACAGGTTCGCTTTCAGCACACGCCTTGCGATGGCGTCGAGTTGAGAGCGGTCTCCTGAGATGTGGATCGTTCGGTGCATGTGGGTTGCGCTCTGTCCGGGTGCGAGTGCCAGCGCGGGTGAAGAGGTTTCGAGTTCGTAGAAGGTGGGGCCGTGCTTGCCGGGGGCGTCGTTGTAGCTGTTGATGACGTCGCCGGCGTATGGATTCTGCTGGTGTTCCCACATGCTGTTGATGTACTCGCTCGACAGGTTGACACCCGGGGGCAGCGTGTATGTGACGAGGGTCAGGACGCCGCGTTCGGGATCCCAACTGCCGCATACCGGGAGCGCTCGCCCTGGGCCTACGCCGATCTTTGTTCTCATTCTGCTGTCGCCTCTGAAGAAGATCGCCTCGTCGGAGAGCGTCAGGCGGTCTTCGGGGACCTTTCCGAAGTAATCGTCCTTGACCACGGGTCCGTGTGATTCGTCTGGTCCGGGCTTGTAGGGGATCACTACGGTGCAGGTGTCCGAGGGCTTGAACATGCCCAAGATCCAGATGGAGAGAAGGCCGGTCTCGCGTCGCCACGGGGCCGTGCCGATGTTTGTGATCGTGTTCTCGGATTCAAACGCAACGAGATCGCATCCGGCGAGGTTGATGCCGAGGTCTCTTGCGACGCGATCCTGTTCGACGATTCGGATCGTCCGGTCGATACGCACGTCGAAGGTGGTGCCTGAGTAGTTAGTGAGTGTGCAGTCGTGTTTGAGTGTTACGGAGTCTGAGGTCTTGGAGACGACTTCATATGCGACCGAATCGATGGGCGCGGGCGTCTGCCAGTCCTTCAGCGTGAACTCGTCTCCCTGCTTGAAGAAGATGGCGAACTGACCACCCTCCGGCCCGAGCCAGAAGCGGTCTTCGCCGCCCCACACGCTGATTTTCGGCACCGGTTTGCCGGACTTGATCAGATCGTCGTTCAGGTACCCGTAGGAGAGGCCGTTCGGACCACCGAGTGTTGAGGTCATCACGCGGCCCTGATACTGCGGGGCGACCACGATGCGTGCCCGGCCATCGGCAGAGGTGATCTCGACAGTCTCTGAGTGTCGGGCAAGGAACGCGGCATCTTCGCCGAAGGTGCGCTCTCGCGGTGTGGCGCATCCTGTGAGCATGGTGATTCCTCCGGCGATCGCGGCTCCGAACGCTCTTGACACAGGACGATGCATGGCCGGCTCCCATACTACAGATGGCGACTGAGACGATACGCGGCTTGCGTGAGCCGCACGGAGCGATAGCGTACCGGGCTCGCACGAATCCTGCTCGCGCGTGGGCGGCTCGCATATCGAGCGGGTGTTCATTGGGCAGCGCGGACGGGTGCTGATTCTCGAGAAGGTTCTGGACAAGCATGCCGTTACAGGAACTCGGCCCGCTTCGCTGCCTCGGTCGAGTTGATGACCGGTATGACCTCGAACTCGACCAGGTCGCACCAGTTCGCGATCCAGGTGTCGATGAGGGAGCGGTCCTGACACTCCATGACCTGGTAGCAGGTCGTGAGCCCTTCATCGATCCAGCTTGCGATGTAGTGAAGGCCTTCGGGCGCGAGTCTCCCGCGTTCGTTGAATCTGCGGTAGACGTCTTGTATGCACCCGTCTCGGAAGCGCTCTATGACCATGTACTGCATGGATACTTCTCCTCGACGTACGGGTGTGAGTGCCGCGTGCTGAATCTGTATCGGACTCTCACTCGTCAAGGACATACGGTCGCAGCGAATCGCGAGTTCATGAAGCGAAGGGGGCGACCCTTCATAGACGGGATTCTTTTCGGGAGAACCTCGGGCGCCTTGCCCGAGCGTTATGCATGCTTCCGGAAGAGGTAGTGCGAGACCAGCCATTCGTTGCCCTGGTTGAGCCCCCAGAGTTCTGCGCACGCGAGAAAGAAAGCTCGCCAGCGTTGTGTCCAGGCCTGTGCATCCTTGCCGTATGTCTCACGCATCACGGTTTCGATCTCGTCGGCGTGGGCATCCATATTCGTGAGCCAAGCGTTCGCGGTTCTCTGGTAGTGGGTGCCGCAGACACGCCAGTGATCCTGCAGGACGAGGTCGTCCTGGAAGTGGTGGAGCAGGTGATCGGAGGGCATTGTGCCGCCCGTGAAGAAGTATCGCCCGATCCAGTCGTTGGTTCGCTCGAAGTGGTAGGCGATCTCTCGGTGCGTGAAGATGTGGACGAAGAGGCGTCCGTCGTCTTTGAGCATTCGGGAGAGGCCGGCGAGCAATGCCTGGTAGTTCTTCATGTGCTCGAACATCTCGATGGAGACGATCCGGTCGAAACGGCCGGCGAAGCGTGCTTCTTCGATGAACCGGTTGGCGTCTTGTGTGATGACATCCCAATCGGTGATGCCTCGCTCGTCTCTGCGGCGTTCGATGAACGCACGCTGGAGGGCTGAGTTCGAGACGCTGGAGACTCGGCAGTTGGGGAACTTCTCTTTGATGTATCCCGAGAGTGAGCCCCAGCCGCAGCCGAGATCGAGCACTTCCATGCCGTCTCTGATCTCGGCTCGCTCGCATGTGAGGGCGAGCATCGCTTCTTCGGCTTCCGCCAGTGTCCGGACGCCCTGAGTCCAGAGGCAGCCGCTGTACTTCA from Phycisphaeraceae bacterium includes the following:
- the purH gene encoding bifunctional phosphoribosylaminoimidazolecarboxamide formyltransferase/IMP cyclohydrolase, yielding MSDHVRIARALLSVSDKTDLVPFARALTERGVELISTGGTAKALADAGLPVTPIDAFTGFPEMLDGRVKTLHPAIHGGLLALRSNPDHVSTLKAHGIREIDLVCVNLYPFEQTIAREGVTDAEAIEQIDIGGPSMIRSGAKNFASVTVVTSPDQYDRVVSELAAHDGCTTYRLRAELAAAAFSRTSKYDAAIATHLGKRDGSPFPPVLSPRLVKQEELRYGENPHQRAALYVDPTSQETSIGNARQIHGKQLGYNNILDAAAALDLVAMMRGLPRETAHIGACVVKHTNPCGAAIGRSPLAAIDGAIAGDPLAAFGGILACNGEIDETAAERIVREGTFFEVVIAPAYTPNAAAMIAQRWSNVRILETGPFRSGRTGRVELRSISGGMLAQDQDTRVGDTSGWTHTSGPTPTEQTLAAAAMLEIVCRSLSSNAIAIGGIDSTTADGGCLRLFGAGAGQMDRLASCRIATQKAGPLASGAIALSDAFFPFPDGPTVLIDAGVRVIVHPGGSKRDQETFDLCEKRGVTCLITGNRHFRH
- a CDS encoding DUF3303 family protein — encoded protein: MQYMVIERFRDGCIQDVYRRFNERGRLAPEGLHYIASWIDEGLTTCYQVMECQDRSLIDTWIANWCDLVEFEVIPVINSTEAAKRAEFL
- the gluQRS gene encoding tRNA glutamyl-Q(34) synthetase GluQRS, whose protein sequence is MDEAPPHSKTRLAPSPTGALHLGNARTFLINWAMARQAGWSVLLRIEDLDGPRIKPGADTHAIDTLAWLGIDWDEGPTWQSSTPDVYRNAMQRLAESGLAYPTALSRSEVDRHTAAQTDAASAPQDGSREVRFPASLRPPIDRAAMNRGFDNDAATWRFVVEPGVVDLQDRFAGHASFDISQIAGDFIVWTKQRVPAYQLAVVVDDSRQGITEVVRGDDLLDSAARQLLLYRALGLPNEPTYTHLPLVKGPDGRRLAKRHGDTRLDTYRSLGVMPERVIGLIAYWCAMINRPEPITAITFLQAFSLDKIPKEAITFTPEDDAWLRRGVR
- a CDS encoding class I SAM-dependent methyltransferase, with amino-acid sequence MSTISGPHPRSGGINPPVQRVTADRSLPDAPQAWYEPLLNRGLIPDPILRWQIRQRLRARIRHECRGTIEDRHQRFRAFVNDLRSSPVAIETDAANIQHYEVPARFFELALGPRLKYSGCLWTQGVRTLAEAEEAMLALTCERAEIRDGMEVLDLGCGWGSLSGYIKEKFPNCRVSSVSNSALQRAFIERRRDERGITDWDVITQDANRFIEEARFAGRFDRIVSIEMFEHMKNYQALLAGLSRMLKDDGRLFVHIFTHREIAYHFERTNDWIGRYFFTGGTMPSDHLLHHFQDDLVLQDHWRVCGTHYQRTANAWLTNMDAHADEIETVMRETYGKDAQAWTQRWRAFFLACAELWGLNQGNEWLVSHYLFRKHA
- a CDS encoding HNH endonuclease; the encoded protein is MLGADGMNAKVLVLNRAFAAVRVVSARRAFCLLVRNIAEVVHVEDGKYLNYDFESWCEIAELQRQFERERHDWVRTTRTEIAVPRIVRLLGYDRLPAQVVKLNRRNLFARDRNTCQYCGRHFSTSELSIDHVVPRTQGGQDTWENLVCACIRCNARKGGRTPDQASMKLVRRPIRPKRNPLVTLRLGSEKYQSWKAFLDHAYWSVELR
- a CDS encoding riboflavin synthase; its protein translation is MFTGIIECTGSLHALNPTQTGSELLIDAGGWGVGFAPGESISVSGCCLTLAPRPGTASGLLRFDVVPETLSKTTLGFIGPGTRVNLERAATAATLMGGHVVQGHVEGVGIVRGVKEVGEWRVTIEAPSELLPCITPKGSVAVEGVSLTIASVDVAASSFDVALIPTTLDLTTLRDLRVGSRVNIETDILARTVVHFMRHFTDR
- a CDS encoding 4a-hydroxytetrahydrobiopterin dehydratase, whose protein sequence is MQKLNEDQIQAELAKLPEWSETGEAIHRTYGFQDFVQSMGFVTRVAEEAERSQHHPDILIRYNKVTLTLSTHDAGGITMKDFDLASKADGFAKAQR
- a CDS encoding PQQ-dependent sugar dehydrogenase → MSIFKPTARAGRLLLAVVVAFTPFGYSAVAHGQTAAQLWNNNCVSCHGQNAQGGNASSMLDDEWLTGPTDRHLFDATKNGIVESGMPAYGGALTDEQIWSLVVHIRELRAANERARTGSPKPDRDGVYATAHERFRVERVITRGLDIPWSVDFVPAAGPEGSPSGVMLVTSRSGALQVWARESLSSPVAGVPAVRNRGQGGLMDVAVHPEYRSNGWVYLTFSDAQGSGPRGPGFTKVVRGRIKGKGSEWRWTDEETIFEAKSEHYSNGDIHFGSRIVFEHASINGAEPEWLVYFCMGERGVMDLAQRLDRPNGKIFRFHDDGRIPADNPFVGQSGVYEAIWSYGHRNPQGLAFGLDGRLWDTEHGPRGGDELNLVQRGKNYGWPLVSFGINYSDAPFRTPWPTEGQDFVMPVYVWLPSIAACGLDTVRAGPDGEAFPAWRGDLVAGGLAGQTVERLRIEGESVVEREELIHGMGRVRDVVTGPDGSIYVVLNQPDHVIRLVPAK
- a CDS encoding PQQ-binding-like beta-propeller repeat protein, with protein sequence MRDQQNRSSLSRSLILLTCATIATCCLATGCETTSSRTKSAVPQDPQADAFGQLGYKLDWRGFAFVDKGQKPRFMEPMGDVLAFQESGSTLSILEASNGGVRWASQLAGPLTLFTTPTREGRFIHASAETELFTLAIDTGTLVGRESFERVITTRPVQDGDLLIYGTSVGEVMAHVRGLGVKLWGFRTSGAIERAPVRIGSAVGVVAQTGDTVILDASSGSLLGRVRLFGGVTTDPVSDGNLMFVAGSDQSLYGIDPDGARIAWRIRTSRPLTVQPSVIGGMLYCELPERGLCSIEPSTGNVRWENKDLRGTVVCSRGVNVIVWDGRSASLIEPSTGDILSKVELPGVSILSTDGSTDPVIYVTDAKGKIGKYLPR